CCGCACCGGGGCCATGGTGCAGTTGCTGCTCGGCAACATCGGCAAGCCGGGCGGCGGCATGAACGCCCTGCGCGGTCACTCCAACATCCAGGGTCTGACCGACCTGGGCCTGCTGTCGAACCTGCTGCCGGGTTACATGACCCTGCCGGGCGAGAAGGAACAGGACTTCACGGCCTATCTGGAGAAACGCTCACCCAAGCCGCTGCGGCCGGGTCAGATGAGCTACTGGCAGAACTATCCCAAGTTCTTCGTCAGCACCATGAAGGCCTGGTTCGGGGACGCGGCGACCGCCGACAACGACTGGGGCTATCACTGGCTGCCCAAGCTCGACAAGACCCACGACATCCTCCAGGTGTTCGAGGACATGAACGCCGGCCGGATGAACGGCTACATCTGCCAGGGCTTCAACCCGCTCGCCTCGGCGCCCTGCAAGATCAAGGTCTCCAGCGCCCTGTCGAAGCTCAAGTATCTGGTCGTCATCGATCCGCTGGCCACCGAGACCTCGGAGTTCTGGCAGAACCACGGCGAGTACAACGCCGTCGATCCGACCAAGATCGCCACCGAGGTCTTCCGGCTGCCCTCGACCTGCTTCGCCGAGGAGGACGGCTCGCTGGTCAACTCGGGCCGCTGGCTCCAGTGGCACTGGCAGGCGGCCAAGCCGCCGGGCGAGGCGCGCCCCGATCCGGAGATCATCGCCGGGATCTTCCTCAGGCTGCGCGAGCTGTATCGCAAGGACGGCGGCGCCCTGCCCGATCCGATCCTGAATCTCGCCTGGCGGTACAAACAACCGCACTCGCCCGCACCGGATGAGCTGGCACGCGAGTTCAGCGGCCGGGCGCTGGCGGACGTCACCGACCCCAAGGACGCGACCAAGGTGCTGGTCAAGAAGGGCGAGCAGCTCAACGGCTTCGCCGAGCTGCGCGACGACGGCTCGACGGCCTGCGGCTGCTGGATCTTCGCCGGGGCCTGGAGCGAGAAGGGCAACCTCATGGCCCGACGCGACAACTCCGACCCCTACGGGATCGGGCAGACGCTCGACTGGGCCTTCGCCTGGCCGGCCAACCGCCGGGTGCTCTACAACCGAGCCTCCTGCGATCCGGCGGGCAAGCCCTATGATCCGAGCCGGATGCTGGTCGCCTGGGATGGACTCAGCGGGCGCTGGAGCGGGTCCGACATCCCGGACTTCAAGGCCGACTCCAACCCGGCCGACGGCATGGGACCGTTCATCATGAACCCGGAGGGCGTGGCGCGCTTCTTCGCCCGCGACATGATGGCGGATGGTCCCTTCCCCGAGCATTACGAGCCGCTCGAATCCCCGCTCGCCAAAAATCCCATGCACCCGGACAACCCGCTGGCGCGGTCCAATCCGGCGGCGCGGGTGTTCGAGGGCGACCGGGAGAACTTCGGCAAACCGGACCGCTTCCCCTATGTGGCGACCACCTACCGCCTCACCGAGCACTTCCACTACTGGACCAAGCACTGCCGGTCCAACGCCGTGGTGCAGCCGGAGCAGTTCGTCGAGATCGGCGAGGCGCTGGGGGCCGAGCTGGGCATCCGCTCGGGCGATCCGGTGCGGGTGCGCTCACAGCGCGGCTTCATCGTCGCGGTGGCGGTCGTCACCAAGCGGCTGCGCTCCTTCGTCATCGAGGGTCAGCCGGTGCATACGGTCGGCATCCCCATCCACTGGGGCTTCACCGGGGTGGCGCGAAACGGCTATCTGGCCAACACCCTGACGCCCTTCGTGGGGGACGCCAACACCCAGACGCCGGAGTTCAAATCGTTCCTCGTCAACGTCGAAAAGATCCAGCGCGTCGTCTAGGAGGCGGACATGGCACTGCAATCACTCGATATCCAGGCCCGTTCCGCCACCACCACCGCCGTGCCTGGGGTGCGTGAGACGCTGGACGTGGCCAAGCTGATCGACATCTCCA
The sequence above is drawn from the Allochromatium vinosum DSM 180 genome and encodes:
- the fdnG gene encoding formate dehydrogenase-N subunit alpha — protein: MTLSRRQFFKVCAAGAGTTSLALLGFSPDQALAEVRAFKLAQATETRNTCPYCSVGCGVLIYTLGDGSKNVRSEVIHVEGDPDHPVNRGTLCPKGAGLKDFIQSEGRLLYPEYRAPNSREWQRISWDEAFTRIAQLMKEDRDANFIAVNEAGQTVNRWLTTGMLAASASSNETGYLTHKFARSLGMLAFDNQARVUHGPTVASLAPTFGRGAMTNHWVDIKNADLVLIMGGNAAEAHPCGFKWVTEAKAQRKARLVVVDPRFTRSAAVADYYAPIRAGSDIAFLAGLINYLLSHDKIHHEYVRNYTDFSFLVKTDFAFEDGLYSGYDAETHKYDRSTWGYQLGEDGYVVTDPTLQDPRCVYQLMKAHYARYTPEMVESICGTPRDAFLKVCEMIAETSASDRVMTIMYALGWTQHSQGSQIIRTGAMVQLLLGNIGKPGGGMNALRGHSNIQGLTDLGLLSNLLPGYMTLPGEKEQDFTAYLEKRSPKPLRPGQMSYWQNYPKFFVSTMKAWFGDAATADNDWGYHWLPKLDKTHDILQVFEDMNAGRMNGYICQGFNPLASAPCKIKVSSALSKLKYLVVIDPLATETSEFWQNHGEYNAVDPTKIATEVFRLPSTCFAEEDGSLVNSGRWLQWHWQAAKPPGEARPDPEIIAGIFLRLRELYRKDGGALPDPILNLAWRYKQPHSPAPDELAREFSGRALADVTDPKDATKVLVKKGEQLNGFAELRDDGSTACGCWIFAGAWSEKGNLMARRDNSDPYGIGQTLDWAFAWPANRRVLYNRASCDPAGKPYDPSRMLVAWDGLSGRWSGSDIPDFKADSNPADGMGPFIMNPEGVARFFARDMMADGPFPEHYEPLESPLAKNPMHPDNPLARSNPAARVFEGDRENFGKPDRFPYVATTYRLTEHFHYWTKHCRSNAVVQPEQFVEIGEALGAELGIRSGDPVRVRSQRGFIVAVAVVTKRLRSFVIEGQPVHTVGIPIHWGFTGVARNGYLANTLTPFVGDANTQTPEFKSFLVNVEKIQRVV